A genomic window from Fusarium oxysporum Fo47 chromosome VIII, complete sequence includes:
- a CDS encoding ClpP/crotonase-like domain-containing protein, giving the protein MAEESTLQLEYRGRVAVLTICNERKLNAFNSAQYYDLAQKMREIATHDEVFTTVILAKGRYFSAGADVGVSREIAGDGKAVHKQVLQGFVAQNLNITHAFATHPKVLVVGLNGPVVGLTAALIAFADFIYCAPSTFLLTPFSSIGLVAEGGASRALALRLGPARANEALLMSRRIGSQDLERCGFINAIFDEGDDVKFRARVLQEVDERLGDHLIGDSLIGIKRLIRKPELDILHTQNVHEVFAGLERFMTGVPQEEFAKLASGAKRHKL; this is encoded by the exons ATGGCAGAAGAGTCTACCCTTCAACTCGAATATCGTGGCCGTGTAGCCGTTTTGACCATTTGTAATGAACGAAAACTCAACGCCTTCAACTCAGCACAATACTATGATCTCGCTCAGAAGATGCGAGAGATTGCTACTCATGACGAGGTTTTCACTACAGTGATTTTGGCAAAGGGTCGATACTTTTCAGC AGGAGCTGACGTGGGAGTCTCTCGAGAGATAGCCGGAGACGGGAAAGCAGTCCATAAGCAAGTCTTACAGGGCTTTGTCGCTCAAAACCTGAACATCACCCATGCCTTTGCAACTCATCCCAAGGTTCTCGTCGTTGGCCTCAATGGTCCTGTTGTAGGCCTTACAGCTGCGCTCATCGCATTTGCTGACTTTATTTACTGCGCGCCGTCGACTTTCCTCCTCACACCTTTCTCATCCattggtcttgttgctgaggGTGGTGCATCACGAGCACTGGCACTACGTCTCGGACCTGCACGAGCGAACGAAGCATTGCTCATGAGTCGCCGAATTGGATCTCAGGACCTTGAGCGCTGTGGATTTATCAATGCCATCTTTGACGAGGGCGATGATGTCAAGTTCAGGGCTAGAGTGTTGCAAGAGGTTGACGAGAGGCTGGGAGACCATCTTATTGGGGATAGCTTGATCGGAATTAAGAGGCTGATCAGGAAGCCCGAGCTGGATATCCTGCATACACAGAATGTCCATGAGGTTTTTGCTGGGCTGGAGAGATTCATGACGGGTGTACCTCAGGAGGAGTTTGCAAAGCTTGCGAGCGGTGCGAAGCGACATAAGCTGTGA
- a CDS encoding RNA polymerase I associated factor, A49-like protein has protein sequence MGSEKRKRSGDSTKPKKKVVIDAPPSSATVSSVLRPKFCPPVIATAVGFQVPKNIPFHSYAPKNGAKSKGKQPESAAEKDFLLHSNAHRSMDYTVKSDEPRGKKPALNHFLGIYDPKTGKLEVVEAKKMTMRASVRARQGAAATSGQRDNSQTMLQLKTDLGQTFGTKKAKKAIQENVLNAIAPQKKAGEEPAKIDAAARAMLNSVGEVTSTMSSREELQAVVDAAKPVPIANMEATEIQDVYDPKKIIGADILKLVPVREWQEKVQHKESIQVPSRFVAARVNRVAGNEEAVDRLRVLRYFFFVLLFYLHSKPGKARGTRTIAPREKLREFLAPAPEAVIESIRRKFSDRGEMRKFHVDLLITHCCVFASIIDNFEVDTQNLRDDLKIDQKTMNAYFQEIGGRVKHVTNKDTKQQVSVARLTLPLNFPKQRQFAPKRR, from the exons ATGGGGAGTGAAAAGCGCAAGAGAAGCGGAGATTCTacgaagccaaagaagaaggttgttATTGATGCGCCTCCTTCATCAGCGACCGTCTCTTCCGTCCTCAGACCCAAGTTCTGCCCTCCCGTGATAG CAACGGCTGTTGGGTTCCAAGTACCAAAGAACATTCCCTTTCACTCATATGCGCCCAAGAATGGAGCCAAGTCAAAAGGCAAGCAGCCTGAATCGGCTGCCGAAAAAGATTTCCTGCTGCACTCGAATGCGCATCGATCTATGGACTACACGGTCAAATCGGACGAGCCAAGAGGGAAAAAGCCAGCTTTAAATCACTTCCTCGGAATCTACGACCCCAAGACAGGAAAACTTGAGGTGGTCgaggcaaagaagatgacAATGCGGGCTTCAGTACGAGCAAGGCAGGGCGCCGCTGCTACTTCTGGTCAGCGCGATAATAGCCAG ACAATGCTACAGCTCAAGACCGACCTCGGCCAGACATTTGGtaccaagaaggccaagaaggccatccAAGAGAACGTCTTGAACGCTATCGCACCGCAAAAGAAGGCTGGGGAAGAGCCTGCCAAGATTGATGCAGCAGCACGTGCTATGCTCAACTCTGTCGGAGAAGTCACATCGACCATGTCATCGAGAGAGGAGTTGCAAGCGGTTGTGGATGCCGCCAAGCCTGTGCCCATTGCCAACATGGAAGCGACCGAGATCCAAGACGTTTACGATCCTAAGAAGATCATTGGAGCCGACATCCTCAAGCTGGTCCCCGTTCGAGAATGGCAAGAGAAGGTACAACATAAGGAGAGCATTCAGGTGCCGTCACGCTTTGTTGCCGCTCGGGTGAACCGCGTGGCAGGCAACGAGGAGGCGGTGGATCGACTGCGTGTACTACgttacttcttcttcgtgcTGCTTTTCTACCTCCACAGCAAGCCTGGCAAGGCCCGTGGCACCCGAACTATCGCACCTCGAGAGAAACTCAGGGAGTTCCTTGCTCCTGCACCCGAGGCTGTGATTGAGAGCATTCGCCGCAAGTTCTCTGACCGTGGCGAGATGCGCAAGTTCCACGTTGATCTGCTGATAACACATTGCTGTGTTTTCGCAAGCATCATCGACAACTTCGAGGTTGACACACAGAACCTACGTGACGATCTAAAGATCGACCAGAAGACCATGAATGCCTATTTCCAGGAGATTGGCGGTCGTGTGAAGCATGTTACAAACAAGGATACGAAACAACAGGTTAGCGTAGCCCGTCTAACGCTGCCATTGAACTTCCCCAAGCAGAGGCAATTTGCCCCAAAACGCCGATAG
- a CDS encoding kinase-like domain-containing protein: MDEDTARASQESPAAYLHLVDTRSEHQSQLWEREIFKIGRDPRANTLAVDNDLNVAVSRNHCEVYVVVYEPTINHVYVRDRKSSNGTFVNGQLIGSGPDISPGYLLQSGDLFASKYHVNNHCLGQGAEAVVCLANDVQTKKQLVCKLINLDKIQGKNSQEDIRRKFQEADILRQLRHPNILPYVDAISSPHSLYTFTELASGGDLMSFILRHGTVKELDSRIIIRQVVRGLGYLHEKDIVHRDLKPENILLAYSPKIAYHRVMLSDFGNSAVPRRSRMITNAGTPGYQAPEFAAGGQAHTAAVDIWSLGVVALLLLASDNHDTELNKMGQGDIIEYLTRLFNGLQTKPSLEGIEFVWNCLKVDPLQRINAYGAKTHAWLCSPKKNRELFKRMDSRTLASWKPQDKLKPMPWVLPDLAPSNPPTPTRSPGSSISQYFTTTPTRFETTTTKSRDRVLEIAAEPDPGTATRKTTSSFSVPPRPSGTLRESATSLKKSQPPWQGFRKPNGSANTEFPSKRKRVPRARTHDTANLPLPGLERHLRSPTNTNPRYRQNVLSALERTKSKFLTDSISPVPRTPLDALTTSALVPPSSPKKRKSKRDVRLKGSVGANMRHPPQLTFR; encoded by the exons ATGGACGAGGATACGGCTCGCGCGTCGCAAGAAAGTCCAGCTGCATATCTTCATCTAGTAGACACCAGAAGCGAACATCAATCTCAGC TGTGGGAGCGAGAAATCTTCAAGATTGGGCGAGACCCTCGTGCAAA CACGTTGGCTGTCGATAATGACCTCAACGTTGCAGTTTCTCGAAACCACTGCGAAGTCTATGTTGTGGTGTATGAGCCAACTATCAACCATGTCTATGTGCGGGATCGAAAGTCTTCAAATGGCACCTTTGTCAATGGCCAACTCATTGGTTCTGGTCCGGATATAAGCCCTGGCTACCTACTACAGAGCGGCGAT TTGTTCGCAAGCAAGTATCACGTCAATAACCATTGCCTCGGGCAAGGAGCGGAAGCAGTCGTCTGCCTGGCAAACGACGTccagacgaagaagcagTTAGTTTGCAAGTTGATCAATCTCGACAAGATTCAAGGAAAGAATTCTCAAGAGGATATCCGCCGCAAGTTTCAGGAAGCCGATATCTTGCGCCAGCTGCGACAT CCTAACATTCTTCCTTACGTGGATGCTATCTCATCACCACACTCACT CTACACCTTTACAGAACTTGCATCGGGTGGTGATCTCATGTCATTCATCCTACGCCATGGCACGGTCAAGGAACTCGACTCACGGATCATTATACGTCAAGTTGTCCGTGGTCTTGGCTATCTCCATGAGAAAGACATTGTTCACCGTGATCTCAAACCAGAGAATATCCTCTTGGCGTACTCGCCTAAGATTGCGTACCATCGAGTCATGCTTTCAGACTTTGGCAATTCTGCCGTGCCTCGACGCAGCAGAATGATCACAAATGCTGGGACACCAGGTTACCAAGCACC GGAGTTTGCAGCCGGTGGGCAAGCTCACACTGCGGCTGTCGACATCTGGTCCTTAGGTGTTGTTGCACTGCTCCTCCTCGCATCTGATAACCACGACACAGAGCTCAACAAGATGGGACAAGGAGACATAATCGAATATCTCACTAGACTGTTCAATGGATTGCAGACAAAACCCTCTCTCGAAGGGATTGAATTCGTCTGGAACTGTCTGAAAGTTGACCCATTACAGAGAATCAATGCTTATGGTGCGAAGACGCATGCATGGCTTTGTTCTCCGAAGAAGAATCGGGAACTGTTCAAACGAATGGACTCTAGAACACTGGCTTCTTGGAAACCTCAAGATAAGCTCAAACCGATGCCTTGGGTGTTACCTGATCTTGCACCGAGCAACCCACCAACACCTACAAGAAGCCCAGGCTCATCAATCAGCCAATACTTCACGACGACACCTACACGCTTTGAAACTACGACCACAAAGTCTAGAGACCGCGTTCTGGAGATAGCCGCAGAACCTGACCCAGGAACTGCCACTCGTAAGACTACCTCGTCTTTCTCGGTGCCACCGCGTCCATCCGGCACTCTAAGAGAGTCTGCGACTAGTCTAAAGAAGTCTCAACCTCCTTGGCAAGGGTTTCGTAAGCCTAACGGTTCAGCGAACACTGAATTCCCATCAAAACGCAAGAGAGTCCCAAGAGCCAGGACTCATGATACTGCGAATCTTCCCCTCCCTGGGCTAGAGAGGCATTTAAGATCACCTACCAATACCAATCCTCGTTATAGGCAAAACGTTCTTTCGGCCCTCGAAAGGACGAAGTCAAAGTTCCTCACAGACAGCATCTCTCCTGTTCCGAGAACTCCCCTAGATGCTCTCACTACCAGTGCATTGGTTCCGCCATCAAGCCCTAAGAAACGGAAGAGCAAGCGTGATGTGAGGCTAAAGGGATCGGTCGGGGCCAATATGCGGCACCCACCTCAGCTCACATTCCGCTGA
- a CDS encoding uncharacterized protein (domain of unknown function-domain containing protein), with translation MAARQESSTSSGSRKSGSRAVVGQFNIGSEIGKGSFAQVYLGWHKDTKAAVAIKSVELERLNKKLRENLYSEIQILKTLRHPHIVALHDCLESTSHINLIMEYCELGDLSLFIKKREKLATHPATHDMARKYPSAPNSGLHEVVIRHFLKQLTSALEFLRSKNYVHRDVKPQNLLLLPSRPFRDQRSRPVMQASQDSLIPIAGLASLPMLKLADFGFARVLPSTSLADTLCGSPLYMAPEILRYERYDAKADLWSVGTVLYEMSTGRPPFRARNHVELLRKIEAAEDVIKFPREVTISADLKALIRSLLKRSPVERLSFENFFAHQVVTGEIPGLVEDDIPKPARQEPREVRSAFHGGSPSLSSRSPRQTGYESPRDGIASRSPRDQHSRSPQAASPGEGRYSRQSHDSQRPTGNSPREIGEGLGIRRPVAHHAATAPVQQRIQDRGNGRDKVSPPTSLLNQARRDRALSNPSITEEEKAAQDVALEREYVVVERRHVEVNALADELAANERFGDPSSQRTGPMTRRYTQQGAPTSTSGAIATPSSRNALVTQGRHDRKSSYEKALSASPGSASSAISKAIQDASLRLFGFKVPPLRGTPKGPSPPLYQAFPTYPTPQAPVGLLGDGKNTHGTDEDGRAAQAIEEFATRSDCVYGFAEVKYKQLVPLAPSADHILGGLEPEQLENEEDGLTVEAIVALSEEALVLYVKSLTLLARAMDIASVWWSKKSRGETGTGLSAAAAQSIVQRINAVVQWVRQRFNEVLEKSEIVRMKLTEAQKQLPEDHPSHPSNHGTESIASSAGGATKQVYLTPGISAEKLMYDRALEMSRAAAIDEVTNENLAGCEISYITAIRMLEAVLDNDDDSGSDARRLSTGKEDERDAVKETSGGELDSDEEAHVRKMIKMITGRLAAVRKKQQMIAEANSKTLQSYQQSTRRRSGDITPRSVPSHASS, from the exons ATGGCGGCCCGGCAGGAGTCCTCGACCTCCTCGGGGTCCAGGAAGTCGGGCAGTCGTGCTGTAGTAGGACAGTTCAACATCGGCTCCGAGATTGGAAAGGGTAGTTTTGCTCAAGTGTATTTGGGTTGGCATAAG GACACTAAGGCTGCCGTTGCCATCAAATCCGTCGAGCTCGAACGTCTGAATAAGAAGCTACGAGAGAACCTCTACAGCGAAATACAAATACTCAAGACATTACGCCACCCACACATCGTCGCCCTCCATGACTGTCTCGAGTCGACAAGCCACATCAATTTAATTATGGAATACTGCGAGCTTGGCGATCTATCCCTGTTCATCAAGAAACGAGAGAAGCTCGCCACACATCCTGCCACGCATGATATGGCCCGCAAGTATCCAAGTGCGCCGAACTCCGGTTTGCATGAGGTTGTCATTCGACATTTCTTGAAACAGCTGACTAGTGCCCTCGAGTTCCTACGCAGCAAGAACTACGTTCACCGAGATGTCAAGCCCCAAAATCTGCTACTACTACCCTCACGGCCCTTCAGGGACCAAAGAAGTCGCCCTGTCATGCAAGCCAGCCAAGACTCGCTGATCCCTATCGCTGGATTAGCATCTTTACCTATGCTCAAGCTTGCCGACTTCGGCTTCGCACGTGTGCTTCCCTCCACTTCCCTGGCTGATACCCTTTGTGGATCCCCCCTGTACATGGCCCCAGAAATTCTCCGATACGAGCGATATGATGCGAAAGCCGATCTTTGGTCAGTGGGAACTGTGCTCTATGAAATGAGCACAGGTCGCCCTCCGTTCCGGGCTAGAAACCATGTCGAACTGTTGCGAAAGATTGAAGCGGCTGAGGATGTTATCAAGTTTCCTAGGGAGGTGACTATCAGTGCCGACCTGAAAGCTCTAATTCGAAGTCTACTCAAGAGAAGTCCTGTCGAGCGACTGAGCTTCGAGAACTTCTTCGCACACCAGGTCGTTACGGGCGAAATTCCTGGTTTAGTAGAGGATGATATTCCGAAGCCAGCCAGGCAAGAACCTCGAGAGGTGAGATCAGCCTTTCATGGGGGCTCGCCTTCGTTATCATCACGAAGTCCCCGACAAACCGGTTACGAATCGCCACGAGACGGCATTGCTTCAAGATCTCCCAGAGATCAGCACTCAAGGTCGCCACAAGCAGCAAGCCCGGGAGAAGGTCGGTATTCTCGGCAATCGCATGACAGTCAACGACCAACAGGAAATTCTCCTCGCGAAATCGGTGAGGGTCTTGGAATACGCCGCCCAGTTGCACACCATGCAGCGACTGCTCCGGTTCAGCAACGTATCCAGGATAGAGGAAATGGTAGGGATAAGGTCTCACCTCCTACATCTCTTCTGAACCAGGCACGCAGGGACAGAGCCTTGAGCAATCCATCAATtacagaagaggagaaggcgGCGCAAGATGTTGCCTTAGAGCGAGAATACGTAGTTGTTGAGAGACGCCATGTTGAGGTCAACGCTCTGGCCGATGAACTGGCAGCGAACGAGCGATTTGGTGACCCATCCTCTCAAAGAACAGGACCCATGACTCGACGATATACTCAACAGGGCGCACCTACTTCTACATCAGGAGCAATTGCCACTCCGTCTTCTCGCAACGCTTTGGTGACCCAGGGCCGCCATGACCGGAAATCATCGTACGAGAAGGCTCTCTCTGCTAGTCCCGGATCAGCCTCTAGTGCTATCTCTAAAGCGATCCAAGACGCCAGCCTGCGTCTTTTTGGCTTCAAGGTTCCCCCTCTGCGTGGTACACCAAAGGGCCCATCGCCTCCCCTGTACCAAGCTTTCCCGACATATCCAACTCCTCAGGCCCCAGTCGGACTTTTGGGCGACGGCAAGAACACTCACGGAACCGACGAAGATGGTCGAGCTGCGCAAGCCATAGAAGAGTTTGCAACACGCAGTGACTGTGTCTACGGTTTCGCCGAAGTCAAGTACAAGCAGCTTGTTCCTCTAGCACCGTCCGCTGATCATATTTTGGGCGGTCTTGAACCTGAACAATTGGAAAATGAGGAAGATGGATTGACAGTTGAGGCAATTGTTGCTCTCTCAGAGGAGGCTCTTGTTCTATATGTGAAGTCGCTCACTCTTCTCGCTAGGGCTATGGACATAGCTAGTGTCTGGTGGTCCAAGAAGAGCCGGGGAGAGACAGGCACCGGCCTATCGGCAGCTGCTGCCCAGAGCATTGTTCAGCGCATAAACGCAGTGGTTCAGTGGGTTCGACAGCGATTTAACGAGGTGCTGGAGAAGTCGGAAATCGTCCGTATGAAGCTCACGGAAGCTCAGAAGCAATTGCCTGAAGACCATCCCAGCCACCCATCTAACCACGGAACCGAATCCATTGCTTCCTCCGCGGGGGGCGCGACCAAGCAGGTTTATTTGACTCCTGGCATAAGTGCTGAGAAGCTCATGTATGATCGGGCACTCGAGATGAGCCGCGCTGCCGCAATTGACGAAGTTACGAATGAGAACCTCGCCGGATGCGAGATTTCGTACATCACGGCCATCCGAATGCTTGAGGCCGTGTTGGACAACGATGACGATTCAGGTTCGGATGCAAGAAGATTGTCGACgggcaaagaagatgagcgaGATGCTGTCAAGGAAACTAGCGGTGGTGAGCTTGACAGCGATGAGGAGGCCCATGTTCGAAAGA TGATCAAGATGATCACAGGACGACTCGCAGCTGTGCGCAAGAAGCAACAAATGATTGCTGAAGCCAACAGCAAGACGTTACAGTCTTATCAGCAGTCAACACGTCGTCGAAGCGGTGATATCACACCACGCAGCGTTCCTTCGCATGCATCCTCCTGA
- a CDS encoding pyridoxal phosphate-dependent transferase: MSPHAEKAVSRFHATSTEKAIAIEEEYAAHNYHPLPVVFSRAEGINVWDPEGRHYYDFLSAYSAVNQGHCHPELVKTLAEQAGRLTLSSRAFYNDVFPKWAEKVRSVFGYDMVLPMCTGAEAVETAIKIARKWAYKVKGVPQEKAWIFGVSENFHGRTMTAITLSVDPESRENYGPYVPNVGAFNPTTGKAIRYNNIADLEEVLEAHGKETAAFICEPIQGEAGVVVPDEDYLAKVQALCTKHNVLFICDEIQTGIGRTGRMLCSQWANIKPDLVTLGKAISGGMYPVSCVLSSKEVMLVVEPGTHGSTYGGNPLGCAVSIRALEIMEEEDLTAKAEKLGNMFRDGLKALNTPILKVIRGKGLLNAVVIDESAANGRTAWDLCLLLKSRGLLAKPTHGDIIRFAPPLVISEEELRKGLEIISEAIKELPNVERAKGH; the protein is encoded by the exons ATGTCTCCCCACGCTGAAAAGGCCGTCTCTCGGTTCCATGCAACCTCTACCGAGAAGGCCATCGCCATTGAGGAGGAGTACGCCGCTCACAACTACCACCCTCTCCCCGTAGTCTTCTCCCGCGCTGAGGGCATCAACGTCTGGGATCCTGAGGGCCGCCACTACTACGACTTCCTCTCCGCCTACAGCGCCGTCAACCAGGGCCACTGCCACCCCGAACTCGTCAAGACTCTTGCCGAGCAGGCTGGTCGATTGACCCTCAGCTCCAGAGCTTTCTACAACGATGTCTTCCCCAAGTGGGCTGAGAAGGTCCGCAGCGTTTTCGGCTACGACATGGTTCTACCCATGTGCACTGgtgctgaagctgttgagacTGCTATCAAGATTGCCCGCAAGTGGGCGTACAAGGTCAAGGGTGTTCCTCAGGAGAAGGCTTGGATCTTTGGTGTTTCCGAGAACTTCCACGGTCGAACC ATGACCGCCATTACTCTGTCAGTCGACCCCGAATCAAGAGAAAATTACGGCCCTTATGTCCCCAATGTTGGTGCTTTCAACCCCACCACTGGCAAGGCCATTCGATACAACAACATTGCCGATCTCGAGGAGGTTCTTGAGGCTCACGGCAAGGAGACTGCTGCTTTCATCTGCGAGCCCATCCAGGGTGaggctggtgttgttgtcCCCGATGAGGATTACCTCGCCAAGGTCCAGGCTCTCTGCACCAAGCACAACGTTTTGTTCATCTGCGACGAGATCCAAACTGGTATCGGCCGAACTGGACGCATGCTCTGCTCCCAGTGGGCCAACATCAAGCCCGATCTTGTTACCCTCGGAAAGGCCATCTCTGGTGGTATGTACCCTGTGAGCTGCGTTCTCAGCAGCAAGGAGGTCATGCTGGTCGTCGAGCCCGGCACTCACGGTTCTACCTACGGTGGTAACCCCCTGGGCTGTGCCGTCTCAATTCGCGCTCTTGAGATtatggaagaggaggatcttactgccaaggctgagaagctcgGTAACATGTTCCGCGACGgtctcaaggctctcaacaCCCCTATCCTCAAGGTGATCCGAGGAAAGGGTCTGCTCAATGCCGTTGTCATCGACGAGTCCGCCGCCAACGGCCGAACTGCCTGGGATCTGTGCCTGCTCCTCAAGAGCAGGGGTCTTCTTGCCAAGCCTACTCACGGCGATATCATCCGCTTTGCGCCTCCTCTGGTGATCAGTGAGGAGGAGCTCCGAAAGGGTCTCGAGATCATTTCTGAGGCTATCAAGGAGCTTCCCAATGTTGAGCGAGCCAAGGGCCACTAG
- a CDS encoding Alg9-like mannosyltransferase family-domain-containing protein, whose amino-acid sequence MSSATVSRKVLDEARNKRNRSVFLRDIIVIRLINAWWIATFFQPDEFFQSLEPAWDLAFGSRSGAWLTWEWKHQLRTSLHPALFAGVYLIVDFISSRILPIGILRAAILVAAPKALQAVIAGLGDWYTWQLAVSIYGANSNVSFFALFLQLFNPWQWYCSTRTFSNSLETALTVMALYYWPWELVSAAQTTKENPKPTPVLKSLWSLRASLCLAALAVVLRPTNVLIWATIVFFTLTRISLQGSSPLTISTVFALVREAILCGSLILVISIASDRLYFGFWTFPAYNFLNFNLSKSLAVFYGRNPWHYYILQGLPLICTTSLPFAIMALYKSSAFASSTSQSNTLKTLAYTVFTTIGALSLISHKEVRFIYPLLPALSILSAPVAASFFTFQPDATTNNPRPRPQIRNKHYLLAALGVNVFLAGYLSFFHQTAPLNVLTYLRHEYERIHPDSVQLAQTSRFSVGPGKDEELFALFLMPCHSTPWRSHLVYPGLRAYALTCEPPLHTEPNTRERENYRDEADRFYDNPIPFLTSELFGPEKPLAVPRYIVGFDGIEPWLQDFVKTPEAQALSLTQVRPVWKGFNGLFNEDWRRSGKMIVWDTGIYDNAPPAKES is encoded by the exons ATGTCGTCCGCGACAGTTTCAAGGAAAGTCTTAGACGAGGCTCGGAATAAGAGGAATCGATCTGTTTTCCTGCGTGATATCATTGTCATTCGACTCATCAACGCTTGGTGGATAGCTACCTTTTTCCAACCAGATGAGTTCTTCCAATCTCTTGAGCCAGCTTGGGATTTGGCTTTTGGCTCCAGGAGCGGTGCATGGTTAACTTGG GAATGGAAACATCAACTCAGAACCTCTCTTCACCCAGCTCTCTTTGCCGGGGTCTATCTCATCGTAGACTTCATCTCCAGCCGCATCCTCCCTATAGGCATCCTCCGCGCTGCTATCCTCGTCGCAGCCCCGAAAGCCCTTCAAGCCGTAattgctggtcttggtgactGGTACACCTGGCAACTCGCCGTGTCTATTTATGGAGCCAACAGCAATGTCTCCTTCTTTGCA CTCTTTCTTCAACTCTTCAACCCCTGGCAATGGTACTGCTCTACACGTACCTTTTCCAACTCTCTTGAAACGGCTCTCACTGTTATGGCGTTGTATTATTGGCCTTGGGAACTTGTCAGTGCTGCACAGACAACAAAGGAGAATCCCAAACCTACCCCTGTTCTCAAGAGTCTCTGGTCGCTTCGTGCGTCTCTGTGCCTGGCAGCATTGGCCGTCGTTCTTCGACCGACCAACGTCCTCATCTGGGCGACTATTGTCTTCTTCACCCTCACCCGAATCTCACTACAAGGTTCTTCACCGCTCACAATTTCGACTGTGTTTGCATTGGTTCGCGAGGCAATTCTCTGCGGCTCTCTAATCTTGGTCATTTCCATCGCATCAGATCGTCTATACTTTGGCTTCTGGACATTCCCTGCGTACAacttcctcaacttcaacctctCCAAATCCCTCGCTGTGTTCTATGGCCGCAATCCATGGCACTACTACATTCTTCAGGGTCTCCCTCTTATCTGCACCACTAGTCTTCCCTTTGCAATTATGGCTCTGTACAAGTCAAGTGCATTTGCCTCATCAACGAGCCAGTCCAATACACTGAAGACACTCGCATATACCGTCTTCACAACTATCGGCGCGCTTTCACTCATCTCTCATAAGGAGGTTCGCTTCAtctatcctcttcttccagcaCTCAGCATCCTCTCCGCTCCCGTTGCCGCCTCATTCTTCACTTTCCAGCCAGATGCTACCACCAACAACCCCCGTCCTCGGCCTCAAATCCGCAATAAGCACTATCTCTTGGCTGCCCTGGGCGTCAACGTCTTTCTCGCAGGATATCTGTCTTTCTTCCACCAAACAGCCCCCCTCAATGTTCTTACATACCTCCGCCATGAGTACGAACGCATCCACCCAGACTCAGTTCAACTCGCCCAGACTTCTCGCTTCTCTGTTGGCCCTGGGAAAGACGAAGAATTATTCGCCCTTTTCCTCATGCCTTGCCATTCTACCCCTTGGCGATCCCATCTAGTATACCCTGGTCTACGAGCTTACGCCCTCACTTGTGAACCACCTCTTCACACTGAGCCAAACACTCGTGAGCGGGAGAACTATCGTGACGAGGCCGATCGCTTTTACGACAACCCTATTCCCTTTCTTACTTCGGAGCTATTTGGACCAGAAAAGCCGCTTGCTGTCCCTCGCTACATCGTCGGTTTCGACGGTATCGAGCCATGGCTACAGGACTTCGTCAAGACCCCTGAGGCGCAGGCTCTCAGTCTCACACAGGTGCGCCCTGTTTGGAAGGGATTCAATGGTTTGTTTAACGAAGATTGGCGACGCTCGGGAAAGATGATTGTGTGGGACACTGGTATTTACGATAACGCACCTCCAGCGAAGGAGTCGTAG
- a CDS encoding Tim10/DDP family zinc finger-domain-containing protein, whose product MDMLSAAEQRTLEQRMQKRQVKEFMGAFGGLVEHCFMSCVDDFTSKAISTRESGCINRCVQKWMASQQRISDRFQEHNAQLTAQMNK is encoded by the exons ATGGATAT GCTTTCCGCAGCTGAGCAGCGCACTCTTGAGCAGCGCATGCAGAAGCGCCAGGTCAAGGAGTTTATGGGT GCATTTGGTGGTCTTGTTGAGCACTGCTTCATGTCCTGTGTCGATGACTTCACCTCAAAGGCCATCTCAACCCGAGAAAGTGGCTGCATCAACCGATGCGTTCAGAAGTGGatggcttctcaacagcgCATCAGCGACCGCTTCCAAGAGCACAACGCCCAGCTCACAGCTCAGATGAACAAATAA